In Chryseobacterium lactis, a single genomic region encodes these proteins:
- a CDS encoding iron-containing alcohol dehydrogenase, producing MLNFEFKNPTKILFGKGEIAKISKEIPKDARILMIYGGGSIKNNGVYDQVKEALQNHEVYEFGGVPANPEYEVLINALAFIKEKNITYLLAVGGGSVIDGTKFISAAANYNGEPWDILRKQVRTFEGEGMPFGSILTLPATGSEMNSGYVISRRETNEKLSSGGPGLFPQFSVLDPEVIRSIPKNQIVNGITDAYTHVLEQYMTAPSSADLQERIAESILISLQETAPKVLADDFNYDAAGNFMWCCTMALNGLIQKGVITDWAVHAMGHELTAYFGIDHARTLAIIAPSHYRYNFEDKKGKLAQYAERVWGIKDGSVEEKAELGIKKMEEFFHSLHIKTKLSEYTEDFKGTAERVENAFTERNWLGLGEYKKLTPKDAYKIVEMSY from the coding sequence ATGCTTAATTTCGAGTTTAAAAATCCAACAAAAATACTTTTCGGGAAAGGTGAAATCGCTAAAATTTCCAAAGAAATTCCTAAAGACGCCAGAATATTAATGATCTACGGCGGTGGAAGCATCAAAAACAACGGCGTTTATGATCAGGTAAAAGAAGCTTTACAAAATCATGAAGTGTATGAATTTGGCGGAGTACCTGCCAATCCTGAATATGAAGTTTTAATCAATGCATTAGCATTCATTAAAGAAAAAAATATCACCTATCTTCTTGCTGTAGGAGGCGGATCGGTAATTGACGGAACAAAATTCATTTCTGCAGCTGCCAACTATAACGGTGAGCCGTGGGACATTCTGAGAAAACAGGTAAGAACCTTTGAAGGAGAAGGAATGCCGTTCGGAAGTATTTTGACACTTCCTGCAACCGGTTCGGAAATGAATTCGGGATATGTAATTTCAAGAAGAGAAACCAACGAAAAACTGTCTTCAGGTGGTCCGGGGCTTTTCCCACAGTTTTCTGTGCTGGATCCTGAGGTAATCAGATCTATTCCTAAAAATCAGATTGTAAATGGAATTACAGATGCTTATACTCACGTACTTGAACAGTATATGACAGCTCCGTCTTCCGCTGATCTTCAGGAAAGAATTGCGGAAAGCATTTTAATCAGCCTTCAGGAAACAGCTCCTAAAGTACTGGCTGATGATTTTAATTATGATGCTGCCGGAAATTTTATGTGGTGCTGTACAATGGCTTTAAACGGCCTGATTCAGAAAGGAGTGATCACCGACTGGGCTGTACATGCCATGGGCCACGAATTAACGGCTTATTTCGGTATTGATCATGCAAGAACACTGGCTATTATTGCTCCATCTCATTATCGTTACAATTTTGAAGATAAAAAAGGGAAACTGGCCCAATATGCTGAAAGAGTTTGGGGTATCAAAGACGGAAGCGTAGAAGAAAAAGCAGAACTGGGGATCAAAAAAATGGAAGAATTTTTCCATAGCCTGCATATCAAAACCAAACTTTCAGAATATACAGAAGACTTTAAAGGAACTGCTGAAAGAGTAGAAAATGCCTTTACAGAAAGAAACTGGCTGGGACTTGGAGAATATAAAAAACTGACTCCAAAGGATGCCTATAAGATTGTAGAGATGAGTTATTAG
- a CDS encoding winged helix-turn-helix transcriptional regulator yields the protein MNKKRSDCPISCSLEIWGDKWSLLIIRDLMIKKECTYGELQKADEKIASNILASRLQHLLENGIIAKKDHPDNKLKILYHLTEKGIDLVPLIVEINLWGDKYLTIPDDRKELLENIKKDKESFIKRAKSYLSAR from the coding sequence ATGAATAAGAAAAGATCAGACTGCCCTATCAGTTGTTCTCTCGAAATCTGGGGCGACAAATGGTCATTATTAATTATCCGGGATCTGATGATCAAAAAGGAATGCACCTACGGAGAACTTCAGAAAGCTGATGAAAAAATAGCTTCTAATATTCTTGCCTCCAGACTTCAACATTTACTGGAGAACGGCATTATTGCCAAAAAGGATCATCCAGACAACAAATTGAAAATCCTGTATCATCTTACTGAAAAAGGTATTGATCTGGTTCCTCTGATTGTTGAAATAAATCTTTGGGGCGACAAGTACCTGACGATTCCCGATGATCGGAAAGAACTACTGGAAAATATAAAAAAGGATAAAGAAAGTTTTATCAAGAGAGCAAAATCTTACTTGTCTGCAAGATAA
- the lpdA gene encoding dihydrolipoyl dehydrogenase, whose translation MEQYDIAVIGSGPGGYVAAIRSAQLGYKTVIIEKYDTLGGTCTNVGCIPTKALLDSTHHYADALHKFNEHGIKLDQISLDFTQMYKRKSEVVSKNTDGLNFLMSKNKITRLKGTAGFISDSIIKVTNGTEITDITAKNYILATGSKPSTIAGVEIDKRRIITSTEALALSEQPKSMIIIGGGVIGVEMASIFNRIGTKVTILEFADHLIAAMDHELGKNLQKILKKEGIDIRLQHAVYKTENTGSEANVFFKDKNGTEGELAADYVLVAVGRSPFTKGLGLENTNVELDDRGFIKVNEMNQTSVSHIYAIGDVIGGAMLAHKAEEEGVFVAETINGQHHKIHYNRIPSVVYTWPEVASVGYSEEYLKTNNIPYNVGKFPFSASARARASMDTDGFAKVLVDPKYGEVLGVHIIGARAADLIAQGVIAQEYEVTAEDMFRISYAHPTYSETLKEAYLIASGQGAVNI comes from the coding sequence ATGGAACAATATGATATAGCAGTAATCGGCTCCGGACCCGGTGGATATGTAGCTGCGATAAGAAGTGCACAACTTGGATACAAAACCGTAATTATAGAAAAATATGATACGTTGGGCGGAACCTGCACAAACGTAGGTTGCATTCCAACAAAGGCTTTACTGGACAGTACTCATCATTATGCAGATGCCTTGCATAAGTTTAACGAACACGGAATTAAGCTGGATCAGATATCGCTTGATTTTACTCAGATGTACAAAAGAAAATCAGAAGTCGTTTCAAAAAATACCGATGGACTTAATTTTCTCATGAGTAAAAATAAGATCACCCGTTTGAAAGGAACAGCAGGTTTTATAAGTGATTCTATTATTAAAGTAACTAATGGAACTGAAATAACAGATATTACCGCCAAAAATTATATTCTCGCAACAGGTTCAAAGCCTTCAACCATTGCCGGTGTGGAAATTGATAAAAGACGAATTATCACCTCAACAGAAGCTCTTGCTTTAAGTGAACAACCAAAATCCATGATAATTATTGGGGGAGGAGTGATAGGAGTAGAAATGGCATCTATTTTTAACAGAATCGGAACAAAAGTTACCATCCTTGAATTTGCCGATCATCTGATTGCTGCGATGGATCACGAATTAGGAAAGAATCTTCAGAAAATCCTGAAGAAAGAAGGAATTGATATCCGTTTACAACATGCTGTTTATAAAACTGAAAATACAGGCTCAGAGGCCAACGTTTTTTTTAAAGATAAAAATGGTACAGAAGGTGAACTTGCTGCTGATTATGTTTTAGTAGCAGTTGGAAGAAGCCCGTTCACAAAAGGTCTTGGATTGGAAAATACCAATGTAGAGCTTGATGACCGTGGGTTTATTAAGGTGAATGAAATGAATCAAACCTCCGTTTCTCATATCTATGCGATTGGTGACGTCATCGGTGGTGCGATGCTGGCACATAAAGCGGAAGAAGAAGGGGTGTTTGTAGCAGAGACAATTAACGGACAACATCATAAAATTCACTATAACCGGATTCCTTCAGTTGTATATACATGGCCGGAAGTAGCTTCTGTAGGGTACTCTGAAGAATATCTGAAAACAAATAACATTCCTTATAATGTTGGAAAATTCCCGTTTTCTGCCAGTGCCAGAGCTCGGGCTTCAATGGATACGGACGGATTTGCCAAAGTATTGGTTGATCCTAAGTATGGAGAAGTGCTCGGTGTTCATATCATTGGAGCAAGAGCCGCAGATCTGATTGCACAAGGAGTCATAGCGCAGGAATATGAAGTGACGGCAGAAGATATGTTCCGAATTTCTTATGCGCATCCAACCTATTCCGAAACATTAAAAGAAGCGTATCTTATTGCTTCCGGACAGGGAGCAGTTAATATTTAA
- a CDS encoding phosphoenolpyruvate carboxylase → MIHDQRAEKFRQIVENKFQIYNSLFMSLPYDKMTNIGMLLPFLYEESRTGYDAGKTPEEIVEEFFKNHTDLQTEEQKLELLFKIIQYIERQVVLFDSIEDAAFPNLHSESDSGTVTNLFERSFQDHKIEKVREKLKDFSVKVVFTAHPTQFYPSSVQRIIQDLRGAITSDSVTQIDMLLQQLGKTPFVNKEKPTPIDEALSIISYLRYVYYDTIGELFTKIKKTFGNGHFHLHEDIIQLGFWPGGDRDGNPFVTADVTKRVAEELRSAILKSYYSHLKFIRRRLSFRGVSEVLTQLSEELYAAIFNGQNITAEDILKKTDEAEKILISEHNSLFLDLLANFRDRVMIFGTHFATLDIRQDSRIHQQVIDEVFAKMYRNEGANHEQKFNKLIQSTEPVNAQDFEDIVKDTLLTVSQVSEIQNLNGLRGMNRYIISNSDAVKDVMNVYAFFKICGYKDEEINMDIVPLFETMEGLANAEHVMNELYQNPVYKKHLERRGNQQTIMLGFSDGTKDGGYLKANWEIYKAKELLTKLSEQNNIKVVFFDGRGGPPARGGGKTHDFYASQGKTIANNKIELTIQGQTITSIFGNKEQAKYNFEQLLTAGVENDVFKNAKKELTEKERTLIVELAEISYKKYSDLKAHPMFVPYLQEMSTLEYYGKTNIGSRPSKRGNGSELKFEDLRAIPFVGSWSQLKQNVPGFFGFGYAMQQMKEQGRFEEVRELYKGSDFFKTLVLNSMMSMNKSYFPLTYYIKNNPKFGAFWNVLFDEYELSREIMLELTGFKILQEEDPLSRKSVKIREKIVLPLLSIQQYALMKIQKGEGNKEAYEKLVTRSLFGNINASRNSA, encoded by the coding sequence ATGATACACGACCAACGCGCAGAAAAATTCAGGCAGATCGTGGAAAATAAGTTCCAGATCTACAATTCATTATTTATGAGCCTGCCTTATGATAAAATGACAAATATCGGAATGTTGCTTCCGTTTCTTTACGAAGAAAGCAGAACCGGTTATGACGCAGGAAAAACACCTGAAGAAATTGTCGAAGAATTCTTTAAAAACCATACTGATCTTCAGACGGAAGAACAAAAATTAGAATTGCTTTTTAAAATTATTCAATATATAGAAAGACAGGTTGTTTTATTTGATAGTATTGAAGATGCTGCATTTCCAAACCTTCACTCGGAAAGCGACAGTGGAACGGTAACCAATCTTTTTGAACGTTCTTTTCAGGATCATAAGATTGAAAAAGTGCGTGAAAAATTGAAAGATTTTAGTGTGAAAGTTGTATTCACAGCACACCCGACACAGTTTTATCCAAGTTCGGTCCAGAGAATTATTCAGGATTTAAGAGGAGCCATTACCAGCGATTCTGTAACACAAATCGACATGCTTTTGCAGCAGTTGGGAAAAACACCTTTTGTGAATAAAGAAAAACCGACTCCGATTGATGAAGCATTGAGTATTATTTCGTATCTGAGATATGTATATTATGATACCATCGGAGAGCTTTTTACAAAAATAAAAAAGACCTTTGGAAACGGACATTTTCATTTGCATGAAGATATTATTCAGCTTGGTTTCTGGCCTGGAGGAGATCGTGACGGAAATCCTTTTGTAACAGCAGATGTTACCAAAAGAGTTGCAGAAGAGCTTCGTTCCGCGATTTTAAAATCCTATTACAGTCATTTGAAATTTATCAGAAGAAGATTGAGCTTCAGAGGAGTATCAGAAGTATTAACGCAATTAAGTGAAGAGCTATATGCTGCGATTTTTAATGGGCAAAATATTACGGCAGAAGATATTCTAAAGAAAACGGATGAAGCCGAGAAAATACTGATTAGTGAACACAATTCTTTATTCCTTGATCTTTTGGCTAATTTCAGAGATCGGGTGATGATTTTCGGAACCCACTTTGCGACGCTGGATATCCGTCAGGATAGCAGGATTCATCAGCAGGTGATTGATGAGGTATTTGCTAAGATGTATAGAAATGAAGGTGCCAATCATGAGCAGAAATTTAATAAACTGATTCAATCTACAGAACCGGTCAATGCACAGGATTTTGAAGATATTGTAAAAGATACACTCCTGACTGTTTCCCAGGTTTCAGAAATTCAGAATTTAAATGGATTGAGAGGGATGAACCGCTACATCATTTCCAATTCTGATGCCGTGAAAGATGTGATGAATGTGTATGCTTTCTTCAAAATCTGTGGATACAAAGATGAAGAGATCAATATGGATATTGTTCCCCTTTTTGAAACGATGGAAGGTCTTGCCAATGCTGAACATGTAATGAATGAGCTGTATCAAAATCCTGTTTACAAGAAACATCTTGAAAGAAGAGGAAACCAGCAGACCATTATGTTAGGTTTTTCTGACGGAACAAAAGATGGTGGATATTTAAAGGCCAACTGGGAAATTTATAAAGCGAAAGAGTTATTGACAAAGCTTTCTGAGCAAAATAATATTAAAGTAGTATTCTTCGATGGTAGAGGAGGCCCGCCTGCAAGAGGTGGAGGCAAAACCCATGATTTCTATGCTTCGCAGGGGAAAACGATTGCCAATAATAAAATTGAATTAACCATTCAGGGGCAAACGATAACCAGTATTTTTGGAAATAAAGAACAGGCAAAATATAATTTTGAACAACTTCTGACTGCCGGAGTTGAAAACGATGTTTTTAAAAATGCCAAGAAAGAACTCACAGAGAAAGAAAGAACATTGATTGTTGAACTGGCTGAAATCAGTTATAAAAAATATTCAGATTTAAAGGCTCATCCTATGTTTGTTCCTTATCTTCAGGAGATGAGTACATTGGAATATTATGGGAAAACCAATATCGGAAGCCGTCCTTCCAAGAGAGGAAATGGAAGCGAGCTGAAGTTCGAAGACCTTAGGGCAATTCCGTTTGTGGGATCATGGTCTCAGTTAAAACAAAACGTTCCCGGATTTTTCGGTTTTGGATATGCCATGCAGCAGATGAAAGAACAGGGAAGGTTTGAGGAAGTAAGAGAATTGTACAAAGGCTCGGATTTCTTTAAAACCTTAGTATTAAACTCCATGATGAGTATGAATAAATCATACTTTCCCTTGACTTATTATATTAAAAACAACCCGAAATTCGGAGCATTCTGGAATGTCCTTTTTGATGAATATGAGCTTTCAAGAGAAATTATGCTTGAATTGACAGGATTTAAAATACTTCAGGAAGAAGATCCGCTTTCCAGAAAATCTGTGAAAATCCGTGAAAAAATAGTACTTCCTTTGCTCAGTATCCAGCAGTATGCCTTGATGAAAATTCAGAAAGGTGAAGGCAATAAAGAAGCTTATGAAAAATTGGTGACGAGATCGCTGTTTGGAAATATTAATGCGAGCAGAAACTCAGCTTAA
- a CDS encoding IS4 family transposase produces MSIFNEHKISVSQLLSFIPEALLSHLSANTKVDHYSKVLQGRKMFYLLLFAITSSEKLSQRTLEDTFKDPVFKALFNLDETETVRRSSISERLSKIDSGYFKEIYDCIYNMFCDSYNPAEREKYDLIRTDSTVIGEAAGKLKEGIAQNGGKKFIKYSVLFDGLLPCGVEIYNTPKYCAEDNALSEAVLQHVKREKEHANIYIIDKGLGSAQRMKEFDDKGVFFVIRSKENRKHEEIKSFIEKDQNIDLGEIVLIKDSLVKLYSSKPVPTQKGKTYNKEEQIETHFRLVVVSSKQQPEKEFWFLTNDFQISAKDIANYYRKRWDIEVFFRFLKQELHASHLLSLNKNGIEVMIYMTLITAMLILIYKKANNIGYKTAKRRFAMEIRNLAISILIIGAGGNPDKVFKT; encoded by the coding sequence ATGTCCATTTTCAACGAACACAAAATTTCAGTTTCCCAGTTGTTAAGCTTTATTCCTGAAGCCCTTTTATCCCATCTTTCAGCCAATACTAAAGTAGATCATTATTCTAAAGTTCTTCAAGGCAGAAAGATGTTTTATCTTCTGTTATTTGCCATTACCAGCAGTGAAAAATTAAGCCAGCGAACACTGGAAGACACATTTAAAGATCCTGTATTTAAGGCTTTATTCAATCTTGATGAAACTGAAACTGTCAGACGCAGTTCTATTTCTGAGAGGCTTTCGAAAATCGATTCAGGATACTTTAAAGAAATCTACGATTGTATTTATAATATGTTCTGTGATTCCTATAACCCGGCAGAAAGAGAAAAATATGATTTAATAAGAACAGATAGCACTGTTATTGGTGAAGCCGCTGGAAAATTAAAAGAAGGCATTGCTCAAAACGGAGGTAAGAAATTTATTAAGTACAGTGTCTTATTTGATGGACTACTTCCTTGTGGAGTTGAAATTTACAATACTCCCAAATACTGTGCAGAAGATAATGCTCTTTCTGAAGCTGTATTGCAACATGTGAAAAGAGAAAAAGAACATGCCAATATTTATATTATAGATAAAGGATTGGGTTCTGCCCAAAGAATGAAAGAATTTGATGATAAAGGGGTGTTTTTTGTTATAAGATCTAAAGAAAATAGAAAACATGAAGAAATAAAGTCTTTTATTGAAAAAGATCAGAATATCGACTTAGGAGAAATTGTACTGATAAAAGACAGTTTAGTAAAGCTATATTCGTCAAAACCTGTCCCAACTCAAAAAGGGAAAACTTATAATAAAGAGGAACAAATTGAAACACATTTCAGATTGGTTGTAGTAAGCAGCAAACAGCAACCTGAAAAAGAATTTTGGTTTCTGACCAATGACTTTCAAATCTCTGCAAAAGATATTGCGAATTATTATCGAAAAAGATGGGATATTGAAGTTTTTTTTAGATTTCTAAAACAGGAACTTCATGCAAGTCATCTTCTTTCACTCAATAAAAATGGTATAGAAGTAATGATTTACATGACTCTTATTACAGCTATGCTTATACTGATCTATAAAAAAGCAAATAATATAGGATATAAAACAGCCAAAAGAAGATTTGCTATGGAGATAAGAAACCTTGCCATATCCATATTAATAATAGGGGCAGGTGGAAATCCTGATAAAGTCTTTAAAACTTAA
- a CDS encoding S8/S53 family peptidase produces the protein MKKLLLFCFLTGYFGVSAQTKLVFVHFTDKPNKAAFYANPLSELSQKSLTRRSTLGIPLNDQDAPIEQSYLQNLQNLGFTVTDYSKWLNGAAVNATPAQIATLQAQPFVLSVESFARNNSTGVKMSPAQKWNDNITTHKTLTNFNYGSGTTQIDQVNIRPLHLAGYTGTGISIAVIDAGFPTVNTGAAFSRLWANNQIKAGYDFVTKTTDIYNSTLSAHGTAILGAMGGYLENLFVGSAPDAEFYLYRTENSLVEVPEEELYWIEAAEEADRKGVEIITSSLGYNVFDDPQYSYTYADMNGSTSFIARAAGIAVEKGIFVLVAAGNSGDKPWHYLLTPSDNANVFSIGAVDSAGSSSVFSSYGPNSLGVIKPDGSAHGTNTTTVVDNATVTVNGTSISTPIAAGGVACFIQAFPNMNREQIRTKLRQTASLYPNHTDQMGYGILNFGSIYNTVLNTSEILKKEKFSIFPNPVKNILNIATEHEVQTLEIYDNLGRLIRKNKNQKTINIADFSKGVYYLKVQIKNKSYYEKFIRE, from the coding sequence ATGAAAAAACTTTTACTCTTTTGTTTCTTAACAGGTTATTTCGGTGTATCGGCTCAAACAAAACTGGTTTTTGTACATTTTACCGATAAGCCTAATAAAGCGGCTTTTTATGCCAATCCACTTTCAGAGCTGAGTCAAAAATCCCTCACCAGACGCTCTACGTTGGGAATTCCATTAAACGACCAGGATGCTCCTATCGAACAATCTTATCTTCAGAATCTTCAGAATCTAGGTTTTACGGTGACGGATTATTCCAAATGGCTCAATGGAGCGGCAGTGAATGCTACTCCTGCACAAATAGCCACATTGCAGGCTCAACCTTTTGTGTTATCGGTAGAAAGTTTTGCCAGAAATAATTCTACAGGTGTAAAAATGTCACCAGCTCAAAAGTGGAATGATAATATAACAACTCATAAGACACTGACGAATTTTAATTATGGTTCCGGTACTACACAAATTGATCAGGTTAATATAAGACCACTTCATCTGGCAGGCTATACCGGGACAGGAATCTCAATCGCAGTGATTGATGCGGGATTTCCAACGGTAAATACAGGAGCTGCATTTTCAAGATTATGGGCCAACAATCAGATTAAAGCCGGTTATGATTTTGTTACCAAAACTACGGACATCTACAACAGCACTTTAAGCGCACATGGTACAGCCATTTTGGGTGCTATGGGAGGCTATCTTGAAAACCTGTTTGTAGGATCGGCTCCGGATGCAGAGTTCTATCTTTATCGGACTGAAAATTCTTTGGTTGAAGTCCCGGAAGAGGAATTATATTGGATTGAAGCTGCTGAAGAAGCAGATAGAAAGGGCGTAGAAATCATTACCTCATCCCTAGGATATAATGTTTTTGATGATCCTCAATACAGCTATACCTATGCAGATATGAACGGAAGCACCTCCTTCATAGCAAGAGCTGCCGGGATTGCCGTGGAAAAAGGAATTTTTGTACTGGTAGCAGCCGGAAATTCAGGCGATAAGCCATGGCATTATCTTTTGACTCCTTCAGACAACGCCAATGTTTTTTCTATCGGAGCAGTGGATTCTGCAGGAAGTTCTTCAGTATTCTCTTCTTATGGACCTAATTCTCTTGGAGTAATAAAACCTGATGGAAGTGCTCACGGAACAAATACGACAACCGTGGTAGATAATGCTACCGTAACCGTTAATGGAACTTCTATCTCCACTCCCATTGCTGCAGGAGGTGTCGCTTGTTTCATTCAGGCATTTCCCAATATGAACAGAGAACAAATCAGAACAAAGCTAAGACAAACGGCTTCTCTTTATCCAAATCATACAGACCAAATGGGATACGGTATACTCAATTTTGGCAGCATTTATAACACCGTTCTGAATACTTCTGAAATTTTGAAGAAAGAAAAGTTCAGTATTTTCCCCAACCCTGTTAAAAATATTTTGAATATTGCTACAGAACATGAAGTTCAAACATTGGAAATCTATGACAATCTGGGAAGACTGATCAGAAAAAATAAGAATCAAAAAACAATAAACATAGCAGATTTTTCAAAAGGAGTTTATTATCTGAAAGTTCAGATTAAAAATAAGTCGTATTATGAGAAATTCATCAGAGAGTAA
- a CDS encoding DegT/DnrJ/EryC1/StrS family aminotransferase gives MKKIQMVDLQSQYYKIKNDVDNAVLNVMDSAAFINGPEVKSFQNELESYLDVKHVIPCANGTDALQIALMALDLKEGDEIITADFTFAATVEVIHLLKLKSVLVDVDYDTFTISTEEIKKAITPRTKAIIPVHIFGQCANMEEILKIAEEHNLYVIEDNAQAIGSDYTFSDGTVKQAGTMSTVGTTSFFPSKNLGCYGDGGAIFTNNDELAHRLRGIVNHGMYERYYHDEVGVNSRLDSIQAAVLRKKLPHLDSYNEARRKAADYYDEAFEGNPNILTPKRSENSTHVFHQYTLRILNGKRNELQKFLTEKEIPAMIYYPVALRKQKAYFQESNDADFVNTDKLLDQVISLPMHTELDEEQLKYITDAVLEFMG, from the coding sequence ATGAAAAAGATTCAGATGGTTGACTTGCAAAGTCAGTATTACAAAATAAAGAATGATGTTGACAATGCAGTTTTAAATGTAATGGATTCGGCAGCTTTTATCAACGGTCCTGAAGTAAAGTCTTTCCAGAATGAATTGGAGTCTTATTTAGACGTGAAACATGTGATTCCATGTGCTAATGGAACTGATGCACTACAGATTGCCCTTATGGCGTTAGATCTGAAAGAAGGAGATGAAATCATTACTGCTGATTTTACGTTTGCAGCGACAGTGGAAGTCATTCACTTGCTAAAATTAAAATCTGTATTGGTGGATGTTGATTACGATACATTTACGATTTCAACTGAAGAAATAAAAAAAGCGATTACTCCAAGAACTAAAGCCATTATTCCGGTACATATTTTCGGACAATGTGCTAATATGGAAGAAATTCTAAAAATTGCTGAAGAGCATAATCTGTACGTTATTGAGGACAATGCACAGGCAATTGGTTCAGATTATACATTTTCTGACGGAACAGTAAAACAAGCCGGAACAATGTCTACAGTAGGAACAACTTCTTTCTTCCCTTCAAAAAACCTGGGATGTTATGGTGATGGTGGTGCGATCTTTACCAATAATGATGAGCTGGCTCACCGTTTAAGAGGAATTGTAAACCACGGAATGTACGAAAGATATTACCACGATGAGGTAGGAGTAAACTCCCGTTTAGACAGCATTCAGGCTGCGGTTTTAAGAAAAAAGCTTCCGCATCTGGATTCTTACAACGAAGCAAGAAGAAAGGCTGCAGATTACTATGATGAAGCATTCGAAGGGAATCCAAACATTCTTACTCCTAAAAGATCTGAAAACTCTACCCACGTATTTCACCAGTATACATTAAGAATCCTGAACGGAAAACGTAATGAGCTACAGAAATTCCTTACAGAGAAAGAAATTCCGGCAATGATCTATTATCCGGTAGCATTAAGAAAACAAAAAGCATACTTCCAGGAAAGTAACGATGCTGATTTTGTGAATACAGATAAGTTATTGGATCAGGTAATTTCCCTTCCAATGCATACTGAATTGGATGAAGAGCAGTTGAAGTATATTACAGATGCAGTGCTTGAGTTTATGGGATAA
- the galE gene encoding UDP-glucose 4-epimerase GalE, with protein sequence MAILVTGGLGYIGSHTVVELINSGFDVVIVDDLSNSERFILNNIEEITGKKPVFYPFDLKRRELLTQVFEAHKIEGCINFAASKAVGESQIKPVDYYENNLFSLINILQEFKEREISNFIFSSSCTVYGQADTMPIDENTPLKMPESVYGKTKQMGEEILADFAKAYNRKISILRYFNPIGAHPSGKIGELPIGIPNNLVPYVMQTASGVRDKLSIWGDDYPTEDGTAVRDYIYVVDLAKAHVAALKKLIEDQSSEAVIDTYNLGTGKGSSVLEVVKAFENANNVEVPYQICERRDGDITIAYANPAKAEKELGWKSETSLEESLRTVWEWQKYLNSRN encoded by the coding sequence ATGGCAATACTTGTTACAGGTGGACTTGGATATATCGGTTCCCATACAGTGGTAGAACTTATCAATAGCGGCTTTGATGTTGTTATTGTAGATGATTTATCCAATTCAGAAAGGTTTATTTTAAATAATATTGAGGAAATTACAGGCAAAAAACCCGTTTTTTATCCTTTTGATTTAAAAAGAAGAGAGCTTCTTACTCAGGTTTTTGAAGCTCATAAAATTGAGGGTTGTATTAATTTCGCAGCCTCAAAGGCAGTAGGAGAGAGCCAGATAAAGCCTGTGGATTATTACGAAAATAATTTATTTTCGCTGATCAATATCCTTCAGGAATTTAAAGAAAGAGAAATCTCCAATTTCATTTTCAGTTCATCATGTACCGTATACGGACAGGCAGATACAATGCCAATTGATGAAAATACTCCTTTGAAAATGCCTGAAAGTGTATATGGCAAAACAAAGCAGATGGGAGAGGAAATCCTGGCTGATTTTGCAAAAGCATATAATCGCAAAATATCAATTTTAAGATATTTTAACCCGATCGGAGCCCATCCATCTGGTAAAATAGGGGAATTACCCATTGGGATTCCTAATAATTTAGTACCTTACGTTATGCAGACTGCTTCGGGAGTGCGTGATAAATTAAGCATTTGGGGTGATGATTATCCAACGGAAGATGGAACAGCAGTTCGTGATTATATCTATGTTGTAGATCTGGCAAAGGCTCACGTTGCAGCTCTAAAAAAACTGATAGAAGATCAGTCTTCCGAAGCGGTGATTGATACTTACAACTTAGGAACAGGAAAAGGTTCTTCAGTACTGGAAGTGGTAAAAGCTTTTGAAAACGCAAACAATGTAGAGGTTCCTTATCAGATTTGTGAAAGAAGGGATGGTGATATTACCATTGCTTATGCAAATCCTGCAAAAGCAGAAAAGGAGCTTGGATGGAAGTCTGAAACCTCATTGGAAGAATCTTTGAGAACTGTCTGGGAGTGGCAAAAATACCTGAACTCAAGAAACTAA